In the Aromatoleum bremense genome, one interval contains:
- a CDS encoding efflux RND transporter permease subunit, translating to MFERIIRFAIDQRWIVLLAVLGMVGMGIYNYQRLPIDAVPDITNVQVQINTEAPGYSPLEAEQRVTFPIETAMAGLPLLEETRSLSRYGLSQVTVVFKDGTDIYFARQLVNERIQEARSKLPPGLAPALGPIATGLGEIYMWTVEAEDGARKPDGTAYTLMDLREIQDWIIKPQLRTVPGVTEINTIGGYAKEFHVAPLPDRLVSFGLAISDVVTALERNNANVGAGYIERSGEQYLIRAPGQVSNIDDIANVIVGHARGVPIRIRDVAEVGLGKELRTGAATENGREVVLGTVFMLIGENSRDVSRAVDQRLQAVNKTLPAGVVAKTVYDRTLLVDKAIATVKKNLTEGALLVIVILFLFLGNIRAAIITALVIPLAMLFTFTGMVSNKVSANLMSLGALDFGIIIDGAVVIVENCVRRLAHAQAAAGRPLTRNERFHEVFVASKESRRALLFGQLIIMVVYLPIFALTGVEGKMFHPMAFTVVTALVGAMILSVTFVPAAVALFLSGKISEKENRLMTWAKRGYAPSFDWVMARKPLVLTIACVCVVLSGLLATRMGSEFIPSLDEGDVALHALRIPGTSLTQAIDMQVQLEQTVKAFPEVDTVFAKLGTAEIATDPMPPNVADNFVMLKPRDQWPDPKRPKAELVEAMQTAVQQVPGNNYEFTQPIQMRFNELISGVRSDVAVKVFGDDMDTMAETGERIAEVLEGISGAADVKVEQTTGLPMLTVHIDRDRTARLGLNVADVQDSVSAALGGQEAGAVFEGDRRFDILVRLPEALRSDLDAMQRLPLRLPAGDNGAARGFVRLGDVASIRSAPGPNQISRENGKRRVVVTANVRGRDIGSFVAEAEARITEMVQVPTGYWTTWGGTFEQLQSAAKRLQIVVPVALLLVFTLLFAMFGNVRDGLIVFTGVPFALTGGILALWLRDIPLSISAGVGFIALSGVAVLNGLVMISYIRSLRDDGLALDHAIREGALTRLRPVLMTALVASLGFVPMAIAVGTGAEVQRPLATVVIGGILSSTLLTLLVLPALYRLAHARDEQRQLSRIAVAAAAAAPAASI from the coding sequence ATGTTCGAACGCATCATCCGTTTCGCCATCGATCAACGATGGATCGTCCTCCTGGCTGTGCTCGGCATGGTCGGAATGGGCATCTATAACTACCAGCGCCTGCCCATCGACGCCGTGCCGGACATCACCAACGTCCAGGTGCAGATCAACACCGAGGCCCCCGGCTACTCGCCGCTGGAGGCCGAGCAGCGCGTCACCTTCCCGATCGAAACCGCGATGGCGGGGCTGCCACTGCTCGAAGAGACGCGCTCGCTGTCGCGCTACGGGCTGTCACAGGTTACCGTGGTGTTCAAGGACGGCACCGACATCTACTTCGCGCGCCAGCTTGTCAACGAACGCATCCAGGAGGCACGCAGCAAACTGCCCCCCGGACTCGCGCCGGCACTCGGACCGATAGCCACCGGTCTCGGCGAGATCTACATGTGGACGGTGGAAGCCGAGGACGGCGCCCGGAAACCGGATGGCACGGCCTACACGCTGATGGACCTGCGCGAGATCCAGGACTGGATCATCAAGCCGCAGCTGCGCACCGTGCCGGGCGTGACCGAGATCAACACCATCGGCGGCTATGCCAAGGAGTTTCACGTCGCACCGCTGCCCGACCGTCTGGTGTCGTTTGGCCTCGCCATCAGCGACGTCGTGACCGCGCTGGAGCGCAACAACGCGAACGTCGGCGCCGGCTACATCGAGCGCAGCGGCGAGCAGTACCTGATTCGCGCCCCCGGACAGGTGTCGAATATCGACGACATCGCCAACGTCATCGTCGGCCACGCCCGCGGCGTGCCGATCCGCATCCGCGATGTGGCTGAGGTGGGCCTGGGCAAGGAACTGCGCACCGGCGCCGCAACCGAGAATGGCCGTGAAGTAGTGCTGGGCACGGTGTTCATGCTGATCGGCGAGAACAGCCGGGACGTGTCGCGCGCGGTCGATCAGCGCCTGCAGGCGGTCAACAAGACGCTGCCCGCGGGCGTCGTCGCCAAAACCGTCTACGACCGCACGCTGCTCGTCGACAAGGCCATCGCGACGGTCAAGAAGAACCTGACCGAAGGCGCGCTGCTGGTCATCGTGATCCTGTTCCTGTTTCTCGGAAACATCCGCGCGGCGATCATCACCGCGCTGGTGATTCCGCTGGCGATGCTGTTCACCTTTACCGGCATGGTGAGCAACAAGGTCAGCGCCAACCTGATGAGCCTGGGCGCGCTCGACTTCGGCATCATCATCGACGGCGCGGTGGTGATCGTCGAGAACTGCGTGCGGCGCCTCGCCCACGCGCAGGCCGCGGCCGGGCGCCCACTGACGCGCAACGAACGCTTCCATGAGGTTTTCGTGGCATCCAAGGAGTCGCGGCGGGCGCTGCTGTTTGGTCAGCTGATCATCATGGTGGTGTATCTGCCGATCTTTGCGCTGACCGGCGTCGAGGGCAAGATGTTCCACCCGATGGCGTTCACCGTCGTGACGGCGCTCGTCGGCGCCATGATCCTGTCGGTGACCTTCGTGCCGGCCGCCGTGGCGCTGTTCCTGTCGGGCAAGATCAGCGAGAAGGAAAACCGCCTGATGACGTGGGCGAAGCGTGGTTATGCCCCGAGCTTCGATTGGGTGATGGCGAGAAAACCGCTCGTGCTCACGATCGCCTGCGTCTGCGTGGTGCTGTCGGGTTTGCTCGCGACGCGCATGGGCAGCGAATTCATCCCGAGCCTCGACGAAGGCGACGTTGCCCTGCACGCGCTGCGGATTCCGGGCACCAGCCTGACCCAGGCGATCGACATGCAGGTGCAGCTCGAGCAGACGGTGAAGGCGTTCCCGGAGGTCGACACCGTGTTCGCCAAGCTCGGCACGGCCGAGATCGCCACCGACCCGATGCCGCCGAACGTGGCCGACAACTTCGTGATGCTCAAGCCGCGCGACCAATGGCCGGACCCGAAGCGACCCAAGGCCGAGCTCGTCGAGGCGATGCAGACCGCGGTGCAGCAGGTACCGGGCAACAATTATGAGTTCACGCAACCGATCCAGATGCGCTTCAACGAACTCATTTCGGGCGTGCGCAGCGACGTCGCGGTGAAAGTGTTCGGCGACGACATGGACACGATGGCCGAGACGGGCGAGCGGATTGCCGAAGTGCTGGAAGGCATTTCCGGGGCCGCCGATGTGAAAGTGGAGCAGACCACTGGTTTGCCGATGCTGACGGTGCACATTGACCGCGACCGCACCGCCCGGCTGGGCCTGAACGTCGCCGATGTGCAGGACAGCGTCTCCGCCGCACTGGGCGGCCAGGAGGCCGGCGCGGTGTTCGAGGGCGACCGGCGCTTCGACATTCTGGTGCGGCTGCCCGAAGCCTTGCGCAGCGACCTCGACGCGATGCAGCGCTTGCCGCTCCGGCTACCGGCCGGGGACAACGGTGCGGCCCGCGGATTCGTGCGCCTGGGAGACGTCGCAAGCATTCGATCGGCGCCCGGCCCGAACCAGATCAGCCGCGAAAATGGCAAGCGCCGTGTGGTCGTGACCGCGAACGTGCGGGGGCGCGATATCGGCTCATTTGTCGCGGAAGCCGAGGCCCGGATCACCGAGATGGTGCAGGTGCCGACGGGTTACTGGACGACCTGGGGCGGCACTTTCGAGCAGCTGCAAAGCGCCGCCAAGCGCCTGCAGATCGTCGTGCCGGTCGCGTTGCTGCTGGTGTTCACGCTGCTCTTCGCGATGTTCGGCAACGTCAGGGACGGACTCATCGTGTTCACCGGCGTGCCGTTCGCGCTGACGGGCGGGATTCTCGCACTGTGGCTGCGCGACATCCCGCTGTCGATCTCGGCCGGTGTTGGCTTCATCGCGCTGTCCGGTGTGGCGGTGCTGAACGGACTGGTGATGATCTCGTACATCCGCAGCCTGCGCGACGATGGCCTCGCGCTGGACCACGCGATCCGCGAAGGCGCGCTGACGCGACTGCGTCCGGTGCTGATGACGGCATTGGTGGCGTCGCTGGGCTTCGTGCCGATGGCCATCGCCGTCGGGACTGGCGCCGAAGTGCAGAGGCCGCTGGCGACGGTCGTGATCGGCGGCATCCTGTCCTCCACCCTTTTGACGCTGCTGGTGCTGCCCGCGCTGTACCGGCTCGCGCACGCCCGCGATGAGCAAAGGCAATTGTCCCGAATTGCGGTCGCCGCGGCAGCTGCCGCGCCCGCTGCAAGCATCTGA
- a CDS encoding ankyrin repeat domain-containing protein, producing the protein MNDMADKGPMAAHLEQALLDAVRTGNAQEVLRRLDDGLSFAWRDAEGCSALFHAVYRRQWKVVDALLARGASIDLPDFRGWTPLFWAAFNGHADIVMFLISRGADPDVRTAEGEWPLFWAVYKGHMAVVRHLLIGGARRDLLDGDGHDVLWLARTLKRREFVAMLEGQRRRHGISRAQPDET; encoded by the coding sequence ATGAATGACATGGCAGACAAGGGACCGATGGCGGCTCACCTTGAGCAGGCGCTCCTCGACGCGGTCCGTACCGGCAACGCGCAGGAAGTGCTTCGGCGGCTGGACGACGGGCTGTCCTTCGCCTGGCGGGACGCGGAAGGATGCAGTGCCCTGTTTCATGCCGTGTACCGGCGCCAGTGGAAAGTGGTCGACGCTCTGCTGGCGCGCGGTGCGTCAATCGATCTACCTGATTTTCGGGGCTGGACGCCGCTCTTCTGGGCCGCCTTCAACGGGCACGCGGATATCGTCATGTTTCTGATCAGCCGTGGCGCCGATCCCGACGTTCGCACGGCCGAAGGTGAATGGCCCCTGTTCTGGGCAGTTTACAAGGGCCACATGGCGGTTGTCCGACACCTGCTGATCGGCGGAGCAAGGAGAGACCTGCTTGATGGGGATGGACATGACGTGCTCTGGCTGGCACGGACTCTGAAGCGACGGGAGTTCGTAGCGATGCTGGAAGGGCAGCGTCGCCGGCACGGTATCTCGCGTGCCCAACCGGACGAGACATGA
- a CDS encoding sulfatase-like hydrolase/transferase has translation MRLHPLLKPLAYLAGCLLYAVPDWLTDEFGSVSIDQVLYHLNLGTDGLLSSDPQLLVRFLWRGVALPVALALVLWALDTYVRYLRAHPQAAPMRVIGPVLGAIRRRGARIGELLRGAFRRALPHALPLVVFGTGAAFFIDSFSLASYVRTYFGEDYFSGSYVDPRRVSLRKEKPKSLVLIYVESLENTYSDPALFGRDLLQRLNAYKSRAIAFDDYRQMPGAHFTIAGIVATQCGLPLKSVALFGGNTQGEQIDRFLPRAHCLGDILAGLGYTNVFLNGSSLVFGGVGNFFRDHHYAKVLGREEWVGLGEKPETMSGWGLHDDDLFRRAREELGVLMKAKRPFNLTVLTIDTHHPYGHLSSRCAREGRSDFDGIVECTAGQVADFIEHIAAKGWMDRVAIVVQGDHLAMGNTSYDKLIRNPHRTIFNLLIGGDRKLVKNTDEVTHFDMLPTMLDLVGLRVAGQRAGLGYSAVGPATVPRPADRLARMEAQLMNYSATYRELWELPPAPDGGPVQLVAPDHPPTSPLADPRQLVRVN, from the coding sequence ATGCGTCTGCACCCACTCTTGAAGCCCCTCGCCTACCTTGCAGGCTGCCTCCTCTACGCCGTCCCCGACTGGCTGACCGACGAGTTCGGGTCGGTCAGCATCGACCAGGTTCTCTATCACCTGAATCTCGGCACCGATGGCCTGCTCTCGAGCGACCCGCAACTGCTCGTGCGCTTCCTGTGGCGCGGCGTCGCGCTGCCGGTTGCCCTCGCGCTCGTGCTGTGGGCCCTCGACACGTACGTCCGCTACCTCCGCGCGCATCCGCAAGCCGCGCCGATGCGGGTGATCGGCCCGGTGCTCGGCGCGATCCGCCGGCGCGGTGCGCGCATCGGCGAGCTGCTGAGGGGAGCGTTCCGGCGCGCGCTGCCGCACGCCCTGCCGCTGGTCGTGTTCGGCACGGGGGCGGCGTTCTTCATCGACAGCTTCTCGCTCGCGAGCTACGTCCGCACTTATTTCGGCGAGGATTATTTTTCCGGATCCTATGTCGACCCGCGCCGCGTCAGCCTGCGCAAGGAGAAGCCGAAAAGCCTGGTCCTGATCTACGTCGAAAGCCTCGAGAACACCTACTCGGATCCGGCGCTGTTCGGGCGCGACCTGCTCCAGCGCCTCAACGCCTACAAGTCGCGGGCGATCGCGTTCGACGACTATCGCCAGATGCCCGGCGCCCATTTCACGATCGCGGGAATCGTCGCGACGCAGTGCGGGTTGCCGTTGAAGTCGGTGGCGCTGTTCGGCGGCAACACGCAGGGCGAGCAGATCGACCGCTTTCTGCCCCGGGCGCACTGCCTCGGCGACATCCTCGCCGGGCTGGGCTACACGAACGTGTTCCTGAACGGCTCGAGCCTCGTCTTCGGCGGGGTCGGCAACTTCTTCCGCGATCACCATTACGCGAAAGTGCTCGGCCGCGAAGAGTGGGTCGGCCTCGGCGAAAAACCCGAGACAATGAGCGGCTGGGGGCTGCACGACGACGACCTGTTCCGCCGCGCGCGCGAGGAGCTCGGCGTGCTGATGAAGGCGAAACGGCCGTTCAACCTGACGGTGCTGACGATCGACACCCACCACCCCTACGGGCATCTGTCGTCGCGCTGCGCGCGCGAAGGACGCAGCGATTTCGACGGTATCGTCGAATGCACGGCCGGCCAGGTTGCCGACTTCATCGAGCATATCGCCGCGAAAGGCTGGATGGATCGCGTCGCGATCGTCGTGCAGGGCGACCACCTCGCGATGGGCAACACGTCGTACGACAAGCTGATCCGCAACCCGCACCGCACGATCTTCAACCTGCTGATCGGCGGCGACAGGAAGCTCGTGAAGAATACCGACGAGGTCACGCATTTCGACATGCTGCCGACGATGCTCGACCTCGTCGGGCTGCGCGTCGCAGGGCAGCGCGCCGGCCTCGGCTACTCGGCGGTCGGCCCGGCCACGGTGCCCCGCCCGGCCGACCGCCTCGCGCGCATGGAAGCGCAGCTGATGAACTACAGCGCGACCTACCGCGAACTGTGGGAGCTCCCTCCGGCGCCCGACGGCGGCCCGGTGCAGCTTGTCGCGCCCGATCATCCGCCGACATCGCCGCTCGCCGACCCGCGCCAGCTTGTGCGCGTCAACTGA
- a CDS encoding DUF485 domain-containing protein, with the protein MQNDMVARVIANPKYQRLVKLRTSYGWLLTAIMMVVYYGYIAVIAFNKELFAQRLGEGVMTVGIPVGFGVIVFTIIITGIYVRRANSEFDRLTQEIIKESAK; encoded by the coding sequence ATGCAAAACGACATGGTGGCAAGAGTCATTGCCAATCCGAAGTACCAGCGCCTGGTGAAGTTGCGCACGTCATACGGCTGGCTGCTGACAGCGATCATGATGGTCGTCTACTACGGCTACATCGCGGTCATCGCGTTCAACAAGGAGCTGTTCGCGCAGCGGCTCGGCGAAGGCGTCATGACGGTCGGCATTCCGGTCGGCTTCGGCGTGATCGTGTTCACGATCATCATCACCGGCATCTACGTGCGCCGCGCGAACTCCGAGTTCGACAGGCTGACCCAGGAAATCATCAAGGAGAGCGCCAAATGA
- a CDS encoding cation acetate symporter: protein MSGRFTHIGAGLVLALLSAAALAAGGDLGQAEKQPTNWTAIAMFGGFVVLTLFITKWAAAKTKSAADFYTAGGGITGFQNGLAIAGDYMSAASFLGISAAVMANGYDGLIYSIGFLVGWPVITFLMAERLRNLGKFTFADVAAYRFKQTPIRAFAASGTLVVVAFYLIAQMVGAGQLIKLLFGLEYWMAVVIVGALMMVYVLFGGMTATTWVQIIKAVLLLAGASFMAFMVLLAYDFSPEALFAASTQVKEQLALSAGKTPEEASIIGQAIMGPGSFIKDPISAISFGMALMFGTAGLPHILMRFFTVPDAKQARKSVFWATTWIGYFYVLTFIIGFGAIVLVSTNPGFLDAKGVLIGGGNMAAIHLANAVGGNVFLGFISAVAFATILAVVAGLTLSGASAVSHDLYATVFKKGNADSASELRVSRMTTVALGIVAVILGIAFEKQNIAFMVSLAFAIAASANFPVLFMSVLWKDCTTRGATIGGFLGLITAVALTVVSPSVWEATLGNPKGSALFPYTSPALFSMAAGFIGIWLFSILDNSARAKEDRAGYLAQKVRSETGIGAAGASGH, encoded by the coding sequence ATGAGCGGCCGTTTCACGCATATCGGCGCCGGGCTCGTCCTCGCGCTGCTGTCTGCCGCCGCGCTCGCCGCGGGGGGCGACCTCGGCCAGGCCGAGAAGCAGCCGACCAACTGGACCGCGATCGCGATGTTCGGCGGCTTCGTCGTCCTCACGCTGTTCATTACCAAGTGGGCGGCGGCGAAGACCAAGTCGGCGGCGGACTTCTACACCGCCGGCGGCGGCATCACCGGCTTCCAGAACGGGCTGGCGATCGCCGGCGACTACATGTCGGCGGCGTCGTTCCTCGGCATCTCCGCCGCGGTGATGGCGAACGGCTACGACGGACTGATCTACTCGATCGGCTTTCTCGTCGGCTGGCCGGTGATCACTTTCCTGATGGCTGAACGCCTGCGCAACCTCGGCAAGTTCACGTTCGCCGACGTTGCCGCGTACCGCTTCAAGCAGACGCCGATCCGCGCGTTTGCTGCGTCGGGCACGCTGGTCGTCGTCGCGTTCTACCTGATCGCGCAGATGGTCGGCGCCGGCCAGCTGATCAAGCTGCTGTTCGGCCTCGAGTACTGGATGGCGGTCGTCATCGTCGGCGCACTGATGATGGTGTATGTGCTGTTCGGCGGCATGACGGCGACGACGTGGGTGCAGATCATCAAGGCTGTCTTGCTGCTCGCCGGCGCGTCGTTCATGGCCTTCATGGTGCTGCTGGCCTACGACTTCTCGCCGGAAGCGCTGTTCGCCGCTTCGACGCAGGTCAAGGAGCAGCTCGCGCTGTCGGCCGGCAAGACGCCCGAGGAGGCGAGCATCATCGGCCAGGCGATCATGGGGCCAGGTTCGTTCATCAAGGACCCGATCTCCGCGATCTCGTTCGGCATGGCGCTGATGTTCGGTACCGCCGGCCTGCCGCACATCCTGATGCGCTTCTTCACCGTGCCGGATGCCAAGCAGGCGCGCAAGTCGGTGTTCTGGGCGACGACCTGGATCGGCTACTTCTACGTGCTGACCTTCATCATCGGCTTCGGCGCGATCGTGCTGGTGTCGACGAACCCGGGTTTCCTCGACGCGAAGGGCGTGCTGATCGGCGGCGGCAACATGGCCGCTATCCACCTCGCCAACGCGGTCGGCGGCAACGTCTTCCTCGGCTTCATCTCGGCGGTCGCGTTTGCGACGATTCTTGCGGTGGTCGCCGGCCTGACGCTGTCGGGCGCCTCGGCAGTGTCGCACGACCTGTACGCGACGGTGTTCAAGAAGGGCAACGCGGATTCCGCGTCGGAGCTGCGCGTGTCGCGGATGACGACGGTCGCGCTCGGCATCGTCGCGGTCATCCTTGGTATCGCGTTCGAGAAGCAGAACATCGCGTTCATGGTGTCGCTGGCCTTCGCGATCGCGGCGTCGGCCAACTTCCCGGTGCTGTTCATGTCGGTGCTGTGGAAGGACTGCACGACGCGGGGTGCGACGATCGGCGGCTTCCTCGGCCTGATCACCGCAGTCGCGCTGACGGTCGTGTCGCCGTCGGTGTGGGAAGCGACGCTCGGCAATCCGAAAGGCTCGGCGCTGTTCCCCTACACGTCGCCGGCGCTGTTCTCGATGGCCGCGGGCTTCATCGGCATCTGGCTGTTCTCGATCCTCGACAACAGTGCGCGTGCGAAGGAAGACCGCGCAGGTTACCTCGCGCAGAAGGTGCGCTCCGAGACGGGTATCGGCGCGGCCGGCGCCTCGGGCCACTGA
- a CDS encoding cupin domain-containing protein, translating into MPDHGNLFDLPSPASGTEIFDKLFANARLRIERIASNAAASPEGFWYDQPDDEWVMLARGEAVLAFADGRQLVMRAGDWVTIPAHCRHRIVSTGPDAVWLAVHAAGERGNS; encoded by the coding sequence ATGCCCGACCACGGCAACCTGTTCGACCTGCCGTCGCCCGCAAGCGGCACGGAGATTTTCGACAAGCTGTTCGCCAACGCGCGCCTGCGCATCGAGCGCATCGCGTCGAACGCGGCGGCGAGCCCGGAAGGCTTCTGGTACGACCAGCCCGACGACGAGTGGGTGATGCTTGCGCGCGGCGAGGCGGTGCTCGCGTTCGCCGATGGCCGACAGCTCGTGATGCGCGCCGGCGACTGGGTGACGATTCCGGCACATTGCCGTCACCGCATCGTCTCGACCGGGCCTGACGCGGTGTGGCTCGCCGTGCACGCGGCGGGCGAACGCGGAAACTCTTGA
- the paaY gene encoding phenylacetic acid degradation protein PaaY: MPCYEIDGLRPVVHPSAFVHPDAVLIGDVIVGARCYVAPLASLRGDFGRIILEPGSNLQDNCVMHGFPNLDTIVEEDGHIGHAAVLHGCRIGRNALVGMNAVVMDNAIVGDSAVIAACAFVKADMVVPPRMLAAGVPAKVVRELTAQEMEWKVDGTRCYHELTVRSLATLKPCVPLAEPEANRPKFDLPPGIVPLVDLKRGK, from the coding sequence ATGCCCTGCTACGAAATCGACGGCCTGCGTCCGGTCGTCCACCCGAGCGCCTTCGTCCACCCCGACGCGGTGCTGATCGGCGACGTCATCGTCGGCGCGCGCTGCTACGTCGCGCCGCTCGCGAGCCTGCGGGGCGACTTCGGCCGCATCATTCTCGAACCGGGGTCGAACCTGCAGGACAACTGCGTGATGCACGGCTTTCCGAACCTCGACACGATCGTCGAGGAGGACGGCCACATCGGCCACGCGGCGGTGCTGCACGGCTGCCGCATCGGCCGCAACGCACTCGTCGGCATGAACGCGGTCGTCATGGACAACGCGATCGTCGGCGACTCGGCGGTCATCGCCGCCTGCGCCTTCGTCAAGGCCGACATGGTCGTCCCGCCACGCATGCTCGCCGCGGGCGTCCCGGCGAAGGTGGTCCGCGAACTCACCGCGCAGGAAATGGAATGGAAAGTCGACGGCACGCGCTGCTACCACGAACTCACCGTGCGCAGCCTCGCGACGCTGAAACCGTGCGTGCCGCTGGCCGAGCCCGAAGCGAACCGCCCGAAATTCGACCTGCCACCGGGCATCGTGCCGCTCGTCGACCTGAAGCGGGGCAAGTGA
- the paaN gene encoding phenylacetic acid degradation protein PaaN, whose product MTHPLFEKHRATLDAAVQAIRSRGFWTPYPEMPSPKVYGETANEDGKRAVAACFGQDFPLDQAGETGRLAPERSPYGTDLGVRYPVCSPSALIEAAQAAQDGWQRLGAEGRVGVCLEILDRLNKRSFEIAHAVMLTTGQGWMMAFQAGGPHAQDRGLEAVAYAWDEMSRIPAETVWEKPQGKNPPLRMKKHFEIVGRGVALVIGCGTFPTWNTYPGFFAALATGNPVIVKPHEHAILPAAITVRIAREVLAEQGLDPNLVSLAVVTKREDTQALATHPAVKSIDFTGGNLFGQWLIDNARQAQVYAELAGVNNVVVESTDAYKAMLRNLAFTLCLYSGQMCTTTQAILVPAGGIDTDQGHKSFDEFAADLAAAIDKTLADPAVATAVLGAIQSADTLRRIDEAGEYGRVVLASRKLEHPEFPNAEVRTPVLLSCDASDEKSYMTERFGPISFVVRVADADAAVALSERIVREHGALTVGVYSTKPQVLDAITTATMHAGAALSINLTGAVFVNQSAAFSDYHGVGMNPAANASYADSAFVANRFRVVQRRYHVE is encoded by the coding sequence ATGACCCACCCGCTGTTCGAAAAACACCGCGCCACGCTCGACGCAGCCGTCCAGGCAATCCGCAGCCGCGGCTTCTGGACGCCGTATCCCGAGATGCCGAGCCCGAAGGTTTACGGCGAGACTGCCAATGAAGACGGCAAGCGCGCGGTCGCAGCCTGCTTCGGCCAGGACTTCCCGCTCGACCAGGCCGGCGAAACCGGCCGGCTCGCTCCGGAACGCTCGCCCTACGGCACCGACCTCGGTGTGCGTTATCCGGTGTGCTCGCCGTCGGCGCTCATCGAGGCGGCGCAGGCCGCGCAGGATGGCTGGCAGCGGCTCGGGGCGGAGGGACGCGTCGGCGTCTGCCTCGAGATCCTCGACCGCCTGAACAAGCGCAGCTTCGAGATTGCGCATGCGGTGATGCTGACGACCGGCCAGGGCTGGATGATGGCTTTCCAGGCCGGCGGCCCGCACGCGCAGGACCGCGGGCTGGAAGCGGTCGCCTATGCGTGGGACGAGATGAGCCGCATCCCCGCCGAAACGGTGTGGGAGAAGCCGCAGGGCAAGAATCCGCCGCTGCGGATGAAGAAGCACTTCGAGATCGTCGGCCGTGGCGTCGCGCTGGTAATCGGCTGCGGCACCTTCCCGACCTGGAACACTTATCCGGGCTTCTTCGCCGCGCTGGCGACCGGCAACCCGGTGATCGTCAAGCCGCACGAGCACGCGATCCTGCCGGCGGCGATCACCGTGCGCATCGCCCGCGAAGTGCTCGCCGAGCAGGGCCTCGACCCGAACCTCGTCAGCCTCGCGGTCGTCACCAAGCGCGAGGACACGCAGGCGCTCGCGACCCACCCGGCGGTCAAATCCATCGACTTCACCGGCGGCAACCTGTTCGGCCAGTGGCTGATCGACAACGCCCGGCAGGCGCAGGTGTACGCCGAGCTCGCCGGCGTCAATAACGTCGTCGTCGAGTCGACCGATGCGTACAAGGCGATGCTGCGCAACCTCGCGTTCACGCTGTGCCTGTATTCCGGCCAGATGTGCACGACGACGCAGGCGATCCTGGTGCCGGCCGGCGGCATCGACACCGACCAGGGACACAAGAGCTTTGACGAGTTCGCCGCCGATCTCGCCGCCGCGATCGACAAGACGCTCGCGGACCCGGCGGTCGCGACCGCGGTGCTCGGAGCGATCCAGTCCGCGGACACGCTGCGCCGCATCGACGAAGCCGGCGAGTACGGCCGCGTCGTGCTCGCGTCGCGCAAACTCGAACACCCCGAGTTCCCGAACGCGGAAGTGCGCACGCCGGTGCTGCTCAGCTGCGACGCGAGCGACGAGAAAAGCTACATGACCGAGCGTTTCGGCCCGATCTCGTTCGTCGTCCGCGTCGCCGATGCCGACGCCGCGGTAGCGCTGTCCGAGCGCATCGTGCGCGAGCACGGCGCGCTGACGGTCGGCGTGTACTCGACGAAGCCGCAGGTGCTCGACGCGATCACCACGGCGACGATGCATGCCGGTGCGGCGCTGTCGATCAACTTGACCGGCGCCGTGTTCGTCAATCAGTCGGCGGCGTTCTCCGACTATCATGGAGTCGGCATGAACCCGGCGGCCAATGCGAGCTACGCCGACAGCGCCTTCGTCGCGAACCGCTTCCGCGTCGTGCAGCGGCGCTATCACGTCGAATGA
- the paaG gene encoding 2-(1,2-epoxy-1,2-dihydrophenyl)acetyl-CoA isomerase PaaG: MSNELDMQGETIRMEVVGGVATLTLNRPDRLNSFTNRMHEEVREALAAVKAGRESGIVRVLVITGAGRGFCAGQDLSDRAVAPGEAPVDLGASVEKNYKPLAMALRNLDLPVIAAVNGVAAGAGASIALACDLVFAARSASFIQSFSKLGVVPDTGGSWILPRLVGPARALGLALLGEKLGAEQAEQWGLIWKCVDDDALMPTVQQVAASLAQGPTFGYAQTKKAIWASSTNGFETQLDLERNMMTVCGQSNDYREGVAAFIEKRAPRFKGD, translated from the coding sequence ATGAGCAACGAGCTTGACATGCAGGGAGAAACGATCCGCATGGAAGTCGTCGGCGGGGTCGCGACGCTGACGCTGAACCGGCCTGACCGGCTCAACAGCTTCACGAACCGCATGCACGAGGAAGTGCGCGAGGCGCTCGCCGCGGTGAAGGCCGGTCGCGAGAGCGGCATCGTCCGCGTCCTCGTGATCACCGGTGCCGGGCGCGGCTTCTGCGCCGGGCAGGATCTCTCCGACCGCGCCGTCGCGCCGGGCGAGGCGCCGGTCGATCTCGGCGCATCGGTCGAGAAGAACTACAAGCCCTTGGCGATGGCGCTGCGCAATCTCGACCTGCCGGTGATCGCCGCGGTCAATGGCGTCGCCGCCGGCGCCGGGGCGAGCATCGCGCTGGCGTGCGACCTCGTGTTCGCCGCGCGTTCGGCGAGCTTCATCCAGTCGTTCAGCAAGCTCGGCGTGGTGCCGGATACCGGCGGCAGCTGGATCCTGCCACGCCTCGTCGGCCCGGCGCGCGCGCTCGGCCTCGCACTGCTCGGCGAGAAGCTCGGCGCCGAACAGGCCGAACAGTGGGGCCTGATCTGGAAATGCGTCGACGACGACGCGCTGATGCCGACCGTGCAGCAGGTCGCGGCGAGCCTCGCGCAGGGGCCGACCTTCGGCTACGCGCAGACCAAGAAGGCGATCTGGGCGAGCTCGACGAACGGCTTCGAAACCCAGCTCGACCTCGAGCGCAACATGATGACGGTGTGCGGCCAGTCGAACGACTACCGCGAAGGCGTCGCCGCGTTCATCGAAAAGCGCGCCCCGCGCTTCAAGGGGGACTAG